aaatcaaaagaaatcagccaagacctcagaaaagaaatggtggacctccacaattctggttcatccttgggagcaatttccaaacgcctgaaggtaccacgttcatctgtacaaacaatagtacgcaagtataaacaccatgggaccacgcagccgtcacaccgctcaggaaggagacgcattatgtctcctagagatgaacgtactttagtgcgaaaagtgcaaatcaatcccagaacaacagcaaaggaccttgtgaagatgctggaggaaacaggtgcaaaagcatctttatccacagtaaaacgagtcctatattgacataacctgaaaggctgctcagcaaggaagaagccaccgctccaaaaccgccataaaaaaagccagactatggtttgcaactgcaactttttggagaaatgtcatctggtctgatgaaacaaaaatagaactgtttggccataatgaccattgctatgtttgaaggaaaaagggggaggcttgcaagtcgaagaacaccatcccaaccatgaagcacgggggtggcagcatcatgttgtgggggtgctttgctgcaggagggactggtgcacttcacaaaatagatggcatcatgaggaaggataattatgtggatatattgaagcaacatctcaagacatcagtcaggaagttaaagcttggtcgcaaatgggtcttccaaatggacaatgaccccaagcatacttccaaagttgtggcaaaatggcttaagggcaacaatgtcaaggtattggagtggccataacaaagccctgacctcaatcctatagacaatttgtgggtagaactgaaaaagagtgtgcaaGCAAGTAGGCCtgcaaatctgactcagttacaccagctctgtcagtagaaatgggccaaaattcaaccaacttattgtgggaagcttatggaaggctacctgaaacatttgacccaagttaaacaatttaaaggcaatggtaccaaatactaattgagtgtatgtaaagttctgacacactgggaatgtgatgaaagaaataaaagctgaaataaataactaTTGCTACTAAATatactactattattctgacatttcacattcttataataaggtggtgattctaactgacctaagacagggaatttttactaggattaaatgtcaggaattgtgtaactgagtttaaaatgtatttggctaaggtgtatgtaaacttccgacgtcaACTGTATGAACAATAACATGATTTATTTGACGCCATTCTGAACAGGAAATCGGTCTGGCTTCCCTGGGTGCCCCCGACGAGTACATTGAGAGGCTTGCTACTGTAAGTATCTCGGACGGCTGTAGTTGATGTTGTGAGACAACTCCTGATACCAGAGGAAGGCAAAACAATATTGAATGTGTGATGAGCCCTTGTGTCTGCCTGTCCACAGGTCTATTGGTTCACAGTGGAGTTTGGCCTCTGCAAGCAGGGCTCTGAGATCAAGGCCTATGGAGCTGGCCTTCTCTCATCATTTGGAGAGCTGCAGGTATTTACATTGCATTTACAccttccagagcgacttacaatgaCAAATAGATGCTAGAAGCAGCCATAGTGGTCACATGTTGGGCATCTTCACAACAGAACAAttctggcgccgacagagatggccgcctcgcttcgcgttcctaggaaactatgtagtattttgtttttttacgtgttatttcttaccttgggaccccaggtaatcttaggttttattacatacagtcgggaggaactattggatataagagcaacgtcaactcaccatcattacgaccaggaatacgactttcccgaagcagatcctcagttttgcccaccacccaggacaatggatcggatcccagccggcgaaccaaagcaatgacgccgtaaaaggggcagacgaagcagtcttctggtcaggctccggagaccgGCACATCGCGCActgctcccgagcatactactggccaatgtccagtctcttgacaacaaagtAGATGAAATCCAAgaaagggtagcattccagagagacataagagactaacgttctttgcttcacggaaacatggctcactcgagacacgctatcggagtcggtacagccagctagtttcttcatgcatcgcgctgacagaaacaagcatctttctggtaagaagaagggcggggggtatgccttatgattaacgagacgtggtgtgatcataacaacatacaggaactcaagtccttctgttcacctgatttagaattcctcacaatcaaatgtcgaccgcattatctaccaagagaattatcttcgattataatcacagccgtatatattcccccccaagcagacacatcgatggccctgaacgaacttcatttgactctatgtaaactggaaaccacatatcctgaggctgcattcattgtagctggggattagAACAagactaatctgaaaacaagactgcctaaattctatcagcatatcgattgtgcaaccagggctggtaaaaccctggatcattgttattttaacttccgcaacgcatataagaccctcccccaccctcctttcggaaaagctgaccacgactccattttgttgcttccagcctatagacagaaactaaaatagGAAGCTCCCGcactgaggtctgttcaacgctggtccggccaatctgattccatgcttcaagattgcttcgatcacgtggactgggatatgttccgcattgcgtcaaacaacaacattgacgaatatgctgattctGTGAGCAaatttattagcaagtgcatcggcgatgtcgtacccacagcaactattaaaatattcccaaaccagaaacagtagattgatggcagcatttgcgtgaaactgaaagcgcaaaccattgcttttaatcagggcaaggtgaccggaaacatgaccgaatacaaacagtgtagctattccctctgcaaggcaatcaaacaagctaagcgtcagtagagacaaagtagagtcgcaattcaacggctcagacacaagagatatgtggcagggtctacagtcaatcacggattacaaaacaAAAACCAGCCCAGTCGCGGACcagatgtcttgctcccagacagactaaacaacttctttactcgctttgaggacaatacagtgccactgacacggcccactaccaaaacctgcggactcttcTTCACTGCAGACGAcgtgagtaaaatatttaaacgtgttaaccctcgcaaggctgcaggcccagacggcatccccagcagcgtcctcagagcatgcgcagaccagctggctggtgtgtgtaCGGACATGtccaatcaatccttatcccagtctgctgttcccacatgcttcaagagggacaccattgttcctgttcccaagaaagccaaggtaactgagctaaacgactaccgccccccttagcactcacttccgtcatcattaagtgttttgagagactagtcaaggaccatttcacctccaccctacctgacaccctagacccactccaatttgcttaacgCCCCAATAGGTcaacagacgacgcaatcgcaaccacactgcacactgccctaacccatctggacaagaggaatacctttgTGAGAATGcagttcatcgactacagctcagcatttaacaccacagtaccctccaaactcgtcatcaagctcgagatcctgggtctcgaccccgccctgtgcaacggggtactggacttcctgacgggccgcccccaggtggtgaaggtaggtaacaacatctccaccccgctgatcctcaacactggggccccacaagggtgcgttctgagacctctcctgtactccctgttcacccacaactgcgtggcaatgcacgcctccaactcaatcatcaagttagcagatgacactacagtggtaggcttgattaccaacaacgacgagacggcctacagggaggaggtgagggccctctgaatgtggtgtcaggaaaataaccccacactcaacgtcaacaaaacaaaggagatgatcgtggacttcaggaaacagcagagggtgcacccccctatccacattgacgggacagtagtggagaaggtagtaagttaagttccttggcgtacacatcacggacaaactgaattgatccacccacacagacagcgtggtgaagaaggcgcagaggcgcctcttcaacctcagtaggctgaagaaatttggcttgtcaccaaaagcacacaaactttacagatgcacaatcgagagcatcctgtcgggctatattaccgcctggtacggcaactgctccacccacaactgtaaggctctccaaagggtagtgaggtctgcacaacacatcaccgagggcaaactacctgccctccaggacacctacaccacccgatgtcacaggaaggccataaggatcaacaaccacccgagccactgcctgttcaccccgctatcatccagaaggcgaggtcagtacaggtgcatcaaagcagggaccgagagactgaaaaacagcttcaatctcaaggccatcagactgttaaacagccaccactaacagtGAGTGGctactgccaacacactgactcaactccagccactttaataatgtaaaaatttatgaaaaatgtatcactagccactttaaacattgccacttcatataatgtttacataccctacattactcatctcatatgtatatactgtacccgataccaccatctactgcatcttgcctatgccattctgtaccatcactcatatttttatgtacatattcttcattcctttacacttgtgtgtgtataaggtagttgttgtgaaattgtgaggttagattactcgttggttattactgcattgttggaactagaagcacaaacatttcgctacactcacattaacatctgctaaccatgtgtatgtgacaaataaaatttgatttggttgCCATTTAGCCATGTGGCTATTTTTGCGAGGGTGTCTTTCATGGCCTGTTTTTATGCCCACGTGCGCAGGCCTCCTTTCTGCAGTTCTAATATAAACAAATCCCTATGAGGTAGCCCAGTGGGCTGTCAGTCAGCAGCATCGCATTAGTCAAATTGaagactgttctcagggcagACCTGGTTGTAGCTAGATATGTCGGGACAGTTCTAATCTTAACCTAATTCTCCAAACCTGCCaggtaagttctcctaacctgctacgaaaagtaacTTCCACTAGTCAAAACCGTCAGACCTGCCCTGATACCAATCTTGGTTTCCACTAATGCGATACAGCTGTCAATCAGTTTGTTAGTGGTCCACCCAGGGCTCAGGCTAAATGTGTCACTGGGGGAAACTGGTGAGGAGTGGGTTAGTGGTTCACTGGAGAAGTAGGGGGCAGAGACCGAATTCATATCTTAAGTCACCAGTTACATCAGATATTGTCATCAGAGGATGAGCAGTTAGCTGAGTCATATCACAGCAGGATGCCATTCACACTGCACTTCCTGTTTACTGCTACCTAGGCGCACAGAATGTCATTGAGGAATTGCACACTGCTAGTGGTCCGTGACCTCAAAACACCAAATGAGGACTTGTAACCTGGATTCTGCTCATTGTAGATTGATTCATGACAGTGGTGCATCTCCCATGACAGTGGTGCATCTCCCATAAGTGGGGATTAGAGTTGGAGTCAAACTCTGGAATAACATTTGACTGTTTTGAATTGTTTTACAGTACTCTTTGACAGACAAGCCCAAGATTCAACCATTTGACCCTGCAAAGACCAGCCTCCAGAAGTACCCAATCACTGAGTTCCAACCCGTTTACTTTGTTGCAGAGAGCTTTGATGACGCCAAAGAGAGAGTCAGGTAATATTTAACATCTGCACAATATTAAACGTTAATTATGTCACATTCATTCACTGCATTTGCTTTGGAACTCTGGATCTTTATATCGCAATATATAGATTCACATTTTCAATTGAAAGTCCTATGTTATGACTCTTTATACAGGAAATTTGCCGACACCATCCCCAGGCCTTTCTCAGTGCGCTACAATGCGTACACCCAAAGCATTGAAGTCTTGGATAACACCCAGCAGCTGAGAAACCTGGCTGACAACATCAGTGGTGTGTGACATTTCTATGGAGTCCTCATAAAACTAACTTCTCAATAACCCCTTATGCAAATACCAACATCAAGCACTATTGGAAATGGATTCAAATTAGATTTTCTACCAATTGTCATTTATATACACTGTGTGGAGTATATGCTATTTAGCGTACACTTTTATTCAAAGCGGCTTACAGTCATGCaggcatacattttacataagggtggtcctgggaatcaaacccagtactctggcattgcaagcaccatcatctaccaactgagctatagaAGACCACACTAGGATTTATTTTTGTCTTGCCTTTTACAAATTGAAAACAGTTTAATGCAATACAATATCGGTATGAATGCCCAACTCCTACTGGAATTTAATGTTTCTTAATCTTCCACAGATTAACTACCTAATGTTATCATGTTGCTTTTATTTTAGGGGAAATTGGGATCTTGTGCAATGCCCTGCGGAAGATGGAGTAAGGAGACCACTTTGGAGACATCCTTCAATACTGACGTGCGCAATGATAGAATCTCAATGCATTTCATCAATCTTGTAGATTTCCATTATACTCTTTGTATTTATAATCTGTGTGCTTGTCCATTATAAAATCTAATGCATTCTGCTTCATCTTTAtataaattattcataaataccTACTGCATCCCAGACACTAGTCATTTTAAGTAGAACATTTTCATTTTAGTCGTCAATATTAGAGGAGCACTCGCTCAATGAATCACACAGACATACTACTAGCCAATGAAAATGCACATCGAAATGAGTCACTCATTGTAAATATGAAGTTACATAAAACAAGTATTAACTTTAAATGAATTATTCGATAAGTGAGTGAGTTTTTCGTTAGATTTTTGTTAACACCAACAAGGAGAAGTATTATTTTAACATACCCTTTTCAGTATGTTCTAGAAATCCAACACCGCCACTACAGTATTGATAGGTTAACCGATGCCATTTTCTCTAACCAGCTGAGAGGGATTACATTGGAAGAGTGCCGTTCCAGAACTATTAGCTCAGGCTTTGAAGACGATCTAATTCGCACTTGAGTATTCTATTTATATTGGTTAAATCGCAAATAACAAAAATACATCCTTGCATTATGCTAGAAATAGCTAGGCCTATATGACACAATAAGGAAATGCAATGTGTATGTCCAGCATGTTAGAGAATGTGTTTGATTATATCCTGAATTCGGATTAATCCAAATGATCGACTGTTTTTCCATTCTTTACTATCACGTGTTTGTATAATATGTGTTATTAACTTGCCAAATAAATGTATGCTTAAAAGGTTCTTTCAGATCAATTCTCAAAATAATTGTGTTTTATTATTAGGCTATAATTGGTTGTGAGGACATATTTTGTATTGGAGTCTGTCAAAGTGCGTTTCAGCACCTTGGAGAGCATCCCAAGTCAGGGGGAAATAAATGTCCTGTTGCACCTGTTACAAATCAATAGAAAGAAAAATATATAGCCTAGAATAAATGTAAGTAAAACTCAATATTCATAATCTTATTTTGTAGGCTACAAAACGTTTTTCTCTCTCAATATATTAGGCCTATACGTGCTTTCATAAACTGTGTTTTATTCCATTAAAAGGTGACTGATTGGCTGTTATGACGCATAACACCTAAAAGTGAGACGTGTGCATTTGCGTAACTCATTTCCATAAATAATTGTGTGGCACTGGGATATAAACCTGTCTCTCTGCTGATAGCACAGCTTCAGACACTGCCTCGGAGAGTCTCAGTATCCGGTAATAGGCCTATATAGACTATTCGATCAAACAAATCATAGCAACTCTGCAATATTATTTTTAAGACAGTCAACGATAAAAATTGACATAAGTTCAATGAAGACAGAGAGTGTGGCGCAAAACATTCCGTTCGTCGGCAGAAAGCGAAGTCTGATCGAAGATGCCCGGAAAGAGCGCGCCAGCGGTTCATCTTCCCCTGGCCCATCGCGGGGCGGTGAAAACTTTGTGTTTGAGGAAAAGGAAGGAACAGTGACACTGAACATTCTTTTCGCACTCAGCCATGAGAAGAATGCAGGGTTCTTTAAAACTGGCAAAGTCTTTGAGGTAAGGAAAACATGTTCACCATTAGATATGAGTTGCAGATGGAGAGCTTCAATAAAATCAGGTCTACGGCATCGAATCAACGTGATAAAATATACATGTGTTTTCTTATATATGATATGTATGTCTTTACCATGGATTCAGACGTTTGAAGCTAAGCTTCTGCATATTGAGAGCCGACCAGGGAGGAAGTCTAAGAACAGTGGCTGTGATGATCTGGAGTTCTTTATGAGGTGTGAAGTGCACATCTCGGACACAGACATCTTCATCAACTCACTCAAGAGAGTCGCCGACGACGTACGCACCATCCCAGAGGAAAAAGGTTATAATACCATTTGAATGAAATAATAAATCACACTTTTCTAATAATAGTAACGTTTTTATTATCTAATCATTTAAATTGTGTGAAATAATTATGCTCTGACATATTTTCCTGTTTCCTTGTTTTATTTAGTTCCCTGGTTCCCCAGAAAGATCAGAGATCTGGATAAATGCAACCTGTTGATAACGAAATATGACCCAGATATGGACCAGGATCACCCAGTTAGTGTTTACCTTAGCAATATTGCTAGGCTTCCATTTATATGGCATTGATACAATACTTGTATAATTCATTGGATTGTTAGAAATAATACCCAACTATCAAAAAGGATAACAAACTAAAAATGTAATGGTTAACTAATTGGTATGATTCCTTTTTCAGGGATTCAGTGATCCAGAATACAGAAAAAGAAGGTGCTTCATCGCTGAACTTGCAGCAAATTACAGACAGTAAATTGATCTCATCATTCTCACCTTTCAAAAAAGATATTCCCATGTAGTCAGTCGATCTTAGGTGCCAGCACTGCATCATTGGAACAAAGGCATGCCATTGTAGAAATGCATTCGTAAAGGAATGATTGATGCATCCATCTCTGTTCCACAGGGGGGAACCATTACCCAGAGTGGAGTACACACCAGAGGAGGTGGCCACATGGTGAGAATAACAGCTGATGTATAGTATACTGGAGATGGACATCATACCATCCTAATAGACTTCTTTCATAATGATAATAGTCTACAGTCAGTATACCTGTGGAGTTGGAATGACAGTGTTCTAATgactctgctgctgctgtcatTTAACAGGAAAGAGGTGTACCGGACCCTGAGGACCATCTACCCTGACCTGGCATGCAGACAGTTCCTGGGTGGGCTGCAGcagctggagagagagtgtgGCTATGGAGAGGACAGTATCCCCCAGCTCCGGGAGGTCTCTGCCTTCCTCAGAGGTGAGGCCCAGCAGCCTATCTCTGCCTGAGGGACAGAGCAATAGCAGCACTATGCCCAGCTTCAAGGAATAGAATAAACATGGACAGAGGCAAATCC
This Oncorhynchus clarkii lewisi isolate Uvic-CL-2024 chromosome 21, UVic_Ocla_1.0, whole genome shotgun sequence DNA region includes the following protein-coding sequences:
- the LOC139378549 gene encoding tyrosine 3-monooxygenase-like — protein: MKTESVAQNIPFVGRKRSLIEDARKERASGSSSPGPSRGGENFVFEEKEGTVTLNILFALSHEKNAGFFKTGKVFETFEAKLLHIESRPGRKSKNSGCDDLEFFMRCEVHISDTDIFINSLKRVADDVRTIPEEKVPWFPRKIRDLDKCNLLITKYDPDMDQDHPGFSDPEYRKRRCFIAELAANYRQGEPLPRVEYTPEEVATWKEVYRTLRTIYPDLACRQFLGGLQQLERECGYGEDSIPQLREVSAFLREKTGFQLRPVAGLLSARDFLASLAFRVFQCTQYIRHASAPMHSPEPDCCHELLGHIPMLADKEFAQFSQEIGLASLGASDEDIERLSTLYWFTVEFGLCKQNGTVKAYGAGLLSSYGELIYALSNEPEYKPFNPEETAIQPYQDQTFQPVYFVSESFEDAKIKMRRYSSSIQRPFSVRYDPFTCSLEVLDQPSKIQHALGQMRDDLKILQSALEKLG